TATCGGCACACTTTGCGCGCTTTGGCTATACAATAACTTCGTTGGTTGGTTAACGTTCCTGTCGCTGGCTATTCCACCAATTGGCGGCGTGATCATCGCAGATTTCTTGGCAAACCGTAAACGCTACGCTAACTTCGAAACAACCCAATTCCAAACTGTCAATTGGGCAGGCATTATTGCAGTCGCACTGGGTGTAGCAGCAGGTCACTTCCTCCCAGGCGTTGTTCCAGTGAATGCCGTATTGGGCGGAGCTCTAAGCTACCTTGTTTTAAACCCTATTATTAATAAAAGAACGTTAGCAGCTAAGCTGGCGTAAGGAACCATCATGACAACTATGTTGATCAAGAACGTAACACTGCAAGGACAGGAAGGTCTGAAGCAAATTTTGATTGAGGATGGTCAATTCAAGCGTATCGAAGACAATCAGCTAGAACTTAGCTTCCAAGGTGATGTATTAGATGCTGAAGGTGGCATGGCGGTAGCACCGTTTTGTGAACCACACATTCACCTAGACACGACACAAACCGCAGGTGAGCCAAGCTGGAATATCTCTGGTACTTTGTTTGAGGGCATCGAACGATGGGCAGAACGTAAAGAGCTACTATCAATCGAAGATGTAAAATCACGCGCCAAACAAACCCTAAAGTGGCAAATTGCTAACGGTGTGCAACACGTACGTACCCACGTTGATGTCTCTGACCCAACACTTATCGCACTCAAAGCAATGGTTGAAGTGCGTGAAGAGATGAAAGAATGGGTAGACATTCAAATCGTGGCATTTCCGCAAGAAGGCATTCTGTCTTACCCAAATGGTAAAGAGTTGCTTGAAGAAGCTGTACAACTCGGCGCAGATGTCATTGGTGCTATCCCTCATTTCGAGTTCACCCGAGAGTATGGCATTGAGTCACTGCACTACGTTTTCGAACTTGCGCAAAAATACGACCGCCTAATCGACGTTCATTGTGACGAAATCGATGATGAACAATCACGCTTTGTCGAGACGTTGGCTGCATTAGCACACAAATACAACATGGGTCATAAGGTAACCGCAAGCCACACCACGGCAATGGGCTCATACAACGGTGCGTATGCTTCTCGACTATTCCGTCTATTGAAGATGTCTGGCATCAACTTTGTTGCGAACCCACTAGTTAACATTCACCTACAAGGTCGTTTTGATGACTACCCGAAACGTCGTGGTGTAACACGCGTGAAAGAAATGCTTAACGCAAATATTAATGTATGCTTCGGTCACGATGATGTTTTTGACCCTTGGTACCCATTAGGCACAGCCAATATGCTACAAGTGCTGCATATGGGTCTGCATGTGTGTCAAGTAATGGGCTATGACCAAATCAACAACTCACTGGATTTAATTAGCCGCAACTCTGCTCGCACACTCAACATTCAAGACAAGCACGGTATTGAAACGGGTAAACCAGGTAGCCTACTGATCCTTCCTGCAGAAAATGGCTTTGATGCGGTACGTCGTCAAGTGCCTGTTCGTTACTCAGTACGTCACGGCAAAGTGATTGCTGAAACTCAACCAGCAAGCACAAAAATTCACTTAGCTGAGAGCGAAGCGGTAAGCTTCAAACGCTAATAAAAAAATAGACAAAGCGTTACATAAAAATATTGGCAACGTCAGCCAAGCTAGAAAAAGAAAACCCCGCTAGGCTCTCGCCTAGCGGGGTCTATTCTTACTCGCAGCATCCGGCTACTTATAAGTGCTCCCTGCATCTATTCCTTGATAGTACGCTGTATCCCTCAGCACTTCCTTAACATCGCTGTCCTAGCGGTGTCCTTTGCAATCCTTGCTAGCTATCAATCCGCGATAACTATATCTTCTTCCTGAAGATGACCAATCCTTGGGTCTTTCCTGTTCCGTGTCTGCATCCTGCCGACACCTATAAGTTACGTTATCCTCAGCTCAGGAACAATTACTCAGAGAAAAATTTATACAATCAATTCTAAATCAACAAACATATATACATTAATAAACAACAGCTTAGAATTAACCCATGTATTTATCTGCTTATATTTGTCTTTTGTTTCGCACACGCCTGTGAGAGATCTCTTACAAGCCTGAAAGCCAATTATCCGTATTCGGTAAGGTATGCTATTACTACCAAACATTGATTAAATGTCTCTAACGCACTAAACACAGTACTAAGTCTATAAAAAGTGGCATAATATAGTTTAGCTAACAGAGATTGAGGCTAGTCAGTCTCATCATCACAGTATATTTCTAGCTGAGGAAAAAAAATGATCTCAAAATGGGCACAACGTTTTTACCAAATGGCAGAACTTGTTGGCTCTTGGAGTAAAGATCCATCAACGCAAGTTGGCGCTGTTATCACTAAGCAAAATCGAATCGTCTCGGTTGGCTTTAACGGCTACCCACATGGTATTTCGGACAGCGCAACGACAGATGAACGCGAAATGAAATACCTTAAGACGCTACATGCGGAAGAGAATGCGATTCTATTCGCGAAACGTGATTTAGATGGCTGTGAAATTTGGGTAACACATTTCCCTTGCCCAAACTGCGCGGCAAAGATCATTCAAACCGGTATTTCAGCCGTTCATTGCCCGGAACAAACGGATGACTTTCTTTCTCGCTGGGGCGACAAAATTAAAGTCAGTCAAGAAATGTTCTTGCAAGCGGGTGTAAAAGTTAACTGGCTGCCTCTTGATGAGCTTGGTCAATCTGCCCGATAGTTGTTCACGCGCTGTGGAAAACGCAGCGCTGTCTCCTTTGCTCCTGCGCCAAAGCAACTACTCGTCAGTTTCTGAGTTAAAGAAGTACTATACTTTCAGCCTTCCCCTTTACAAAAATTGCGTGATATAGCTCGCAGATATAAGCTAGCAAACTACAGCCTCTCTAGCACTTCCTCTGAGTTTTTAGCCTCAAAACAATCCATCCCTCTTTCCCATCACTTAGCTATTACTATAACTGTTGATTAGTTAACCAACCTCACATAAAGAACTGCAATACAGAACCATGTTACACAACAAAGATCGAGTCAGTATTTTTATCAAAAAATTAAGATTGGCTTATTTTGAAAGTCAATTGTCTTTTTAGAGCACAAATTCATCAAAAAACCACGCAACTAAATAAAAAAACCGCCAAAAAACCGAGATTTAATTTTCCTAGCAGAATAAGCATTCGCCCTTTACACTTCCGCCACATAAAAATTACAACGAATTCACTACTCCTTTAACCCTTGGAGTGGAAGCTCAACCCAAAACGTGAAAAGGTCCTAAGTTCAATGAGTCCTGAAAAACATCTTCTTGACTGGCAAACGAACCAAACAATTGCTGAAACGATTTCTCCCCTTCTCGGTCAACTTTACCGTCAGAAAGGCGTAGAAGTACTGCTCTTTGGCAAGACGCTCGTTAACGCTGCCACAATCGACATCATCAAAACTCACAGATTGTCTCGCCACTATAGTGGTACCGCACTCACCCCAACTCAGACCTTACCTCTTATTCAAGCACTGGCAGATATGCCTTTATCGCCTTGTAAGATCGATATTGGTCAGCTGGCTGACAAATACTGGCAAACCCATGACGATACACACTCTCTAAAAGACTTTCTTCATTCGGCATTAGTTTCTGCAATGAATGGTGAGGGTGTCGGCACGCCTAAAGACGTTGTGCTTTATGGTTTTGGTCGTATCGGTCGTTTGTTGACTCGCTTATTGGTGGAAAAAAGCGGTCCGGGTTATCCGTTACGCCTGCGTGCTATCGTGGTTCGTGGTGGTAAAAATGGTGACCTGCAAAAGCGCGCGAGCTTACTTCGCCGCGACTCAGTCCACGGACAATTCAATGGTAGCATTGTTATTGATGAGGAGCGCAAAGCTATCATTGCTAACGGCAACTACATTCAAGTCATCTACGCAAATCAGCCAGAAGACGTGGATTACACTCAGTACGGTATTAACGATGCATTAATCGTGGATAACACTGGCGTATGGCGTGATACAGAAGGACTGAGCAAGCACTTAAGCTCTAAAGGTTCACAAAAGGTACTGCTTACAGCGCCAGGCAAAGGTGACATCAAAAACGTTGTGTTTGGTGTAAACGATCAAGTGATTCAGCCAGAAGACAAGATTATCTCTGCTGCCAGCTGCACAACCAATGCCATTACCCCTGTGCTCAAAGCCCTTAATGATCGCTACGGTATCGACTCTGGTCATATTGAAACCGTTCACTCATTCACTAACGATCAAAATCTCATCGATAACTTCCACAGCGGTGAACGCCGTGGTCGTAGTGCATCATTGAACATGGTACTAACATCAACGGGCGCCGCCAAAGCGGTCTCTAAAGCGCTACCGGAACTTGCAGGTAAGCTAACTGGTAATGCGATCCGCGTACCGACACCTAACGTCTCAATGGCGGTAGCAAATCTTAACCTAAACAATACCGTTGAGCGTGATGAGCTAAACACTTACCTACGTGAAATGGCGCTAAATTCAGAGCTTGCAGGTCAAATCGATTACACCGACTCGACTGAAGTCGTCTCAACAGACCTCGTAGGTTCTCGCTTTGCAGGTGTGGTTGATGGTGCGGCAACCATCGCACAAGACAAACGCTGTGTACTATACATCTGGTATGACAATGAGTTCGGCTACAGCTGCCAGGTTGTTCACTGTATGGAACAAATGATGGGAGTGCGTTACAAAACGCTTCCTTAAGAATTATGACTCCACAACATAACGATTATAAATTGCTCTAACCAACTTATGTTGGCAGGGCAATAAGTTCTGACTTTGCCGCCTCGATTGAGGCGGCTTTTTTACACAAACTTACTCTTGCTGAACTTCACATTCATCTTCGATTCATCTACTCTGGCTTATTCTAGTTGCACTCATTCGTCGTCAATTCTTTTTTAAGCACTTTACAACGACTGAACAATCAATGAGGAAACAAGTATGACTCGTGTATTAACAACATTTATCGCTCTGATCACTGGCTTCTTCGTTTTAATCGGCAGCCTTTTAATTGCCATACCATTGACTATCCTCGGCGCTATCACGGGTAGAAGATTGGTAAAAGCAGCAGAAAAAGCGCAGTTTACGCAAGCTCATCAAGCAACTAACCACGCTCACGTTATTGAGGGTGAATTTGAAGAAGTACGAAAGTAAAAACAAACCAACAAGTTTGCGACAATAGCAATAGATCCTTTAGCTAAAGTATTGTTATATTTATGTAAACCCAAACAATATTCCAGACTCTGTTCTAGATGTGATGCTGTATGGGGGATAACAATATGAAGAATCAAAGGAGTGAGCGATGAGCAAACAGCAGCGAGAAGTAACGTTACGCTTCTTAGCCGAACCCAGTGATGTCAATTTTGGCGGTAAAGTCCATGGTGGTGCTGCCATGAAATGGATTGACCTTGCAGCTTACGCTTGTGCTGCAGGTTGGAGTGGCAAGTACTGCATAACGGCTTATGCGGGTGGTATTCGCTTTGTCTCACCCATCCACGTTGGCAACCTTGTTGAGGTTAGCGCTAAAGTTATTTATACCGGTAGCAGCTCTATGCACATTGCGATTGATGTGCAAGCCAGCGATCCGAAAGAACTCACCAACCGTTTAACCACCCACTGCATCGTTATTATGGTGGCAGTTGACGAGCAAGGTAAACCGACTCAAGTGCCAGAATGGGTTCCGACCCAACCTGAAGACATTGAGCTACGCGAGTCCGCAATACGCCTTATGAATATGCGCAAGCAAATTGGCGAAGAGATGCAAGCACACGTCAAATATCTTAAATAGTTATTACGCGGCTAAATCGATGAACGCGAATCATGGCAGCCTGTTAAAACTTGGTCAAAGTTTTCATGCTGTCATTTTTCTTTCATCTAGGTTTGATTAAATCCAAACTTCTATATGTTCTGAAAGGATCGAAGCTTGGCTGTCAAAGATACAACATTGGATGAAAATACCTTAACTAATACCAAGTCAGTTGAGTATCAATGGGTGAGAACCATGTATGTTGAAGGTTACAACGACCAGCAAATCAATCACTATATTCAGGCGTGTTTTGGTGGTGACGCCGTTTTCGCCGATCTATTTCGTCGTGTAGCACTTTCTCAAGAAAGCCTTTACGTGTTACTACAATACCTTGGTTGCGCCCCTTCTAGTCGAGAGTTGTAGCACTAAACAACTTCACTACAAAGCACAATATTTCTCTTCTCACTTTCCGGTAAATTCCCCTCCAATGACCGTTTATGCGTAGTTCATCGCATTACATGCGGTCAAATCTTTGGCTAACCGTACTGTGTCTTTATTATCCACATATACACATTAGTGCTTATCTAACTGTGTTGCTCCAAAAACAAAAAAGCCTGAGCGATTTCACTCAGGCAGGTTACAAAAACTGTTAGAACTGAAGGTAAGGAATCTGAGCTAACAGCCAGCTATGCGTAACTTTAATTTTGTTAGCTGCTTAACTGATCGGCGGCCAAACCAAGACGTTAGGCAGGCTATACAGGTGGCGACCGTAGGGTCGCCTTATTATTGTTGTATGCCCCCTTGAATCAAACTCAATCTCCTCCGACGGTCTGACTCGAAGGTGGCGTAAAACAACCTTTCATTCACAGGCTAAAGCTCTGCTAATTATCCAAGGCTTAGTGGAATATGTTAGCTAAGAACTTCCTGTCAATATCAGCGATAGTGTGTCTCAATAACGCTTAGAAAGCAACCTCGTTGCGAAACATTATCTCTTAACATCAAGCAGTTAATCGCTACCCCACTCATTTTTCGCAAACTCAAGACTCTAGAAACAATCCACTGTTTTGTAATAAATACCCACACAGACAAATGTTTATTGTTTGTATCGCAAAAAAAATCCAATTCATTCACCTAAACAATCCCACAACTAAATATTTAGACTTTTTTTCGTAACCATCTAGCTAAATGATCTAACTAAAGTTGCAAAGTGTGATGCCAACTGTATTTATTCACTAAAATATATGGACGGCTTTCTCATTACACAAATCACTACTGAAAAGTGAGTTTGCAATTATGATTTAGCACAGAACCCCTCTGCCACCATTACATTCTAGCAGCAACTGAAAGCTTGTATTTGTGCTCTAAGGCACGAACTTCCAACAAACTAGTAATAAAAATCCCCTAAACCGTATAAACGACTTAGGGGATTTATCTTGCTCAAGATTGAGAATGGATTACTCAGCTGGCGCTTCAGTAACCTGCTCTGATTGTGCTTCGCTTTCTAACGGTGCAAACACTCGAGTAGGCTTCGCAACTAAACTGCGATTCTCTTGATTAACTTCTGCCAACGTTACTTGTAAAGTATCGCCTAAACGGAACTCGATTTGCTTGTCGATAGCAACCGTACCATTGTCAGCATTACATTCGATGCGCTCTTTATTATCCATAATCAGCGAGCTAGGAATAAACGCCGCAGCACCATTCTCTAACAGACGGACACGCATACCTGCGCGGTTAATGTCAAAAATTTCCGCATTAAACTGGGTTCCTTTTGCTGGTTCTTCCGCTAAGGTGCGTGCATACAACCAGTCAGAAACGCTGCGCTCAGCCATGTTGTGATGCTTACGGTGCAAAGCAAGTTCTTCACCAACTAGCTCATCCGCCAATTGTACAGGCTCTTTACCCAAGATGTGTGCTTTCAGCATACGGTGGTTAATCATGTCACCGTACTTACGAATTGGCGAAGTCCATGTTGCGTAGATAGCTAAACCCATCGCAAAATGCGGTAACGGTTGATTGCCGATTTCACTGTAAGTTTGCATCTTACGAATACGGTTATCAAAGTAACTGCTATCTTGAGCACCTAACCAACGACGTAGCGCAGCAAAACCTTCCAACGTCGCAATTGATTCAGCGGTAAATGGCAGCTCACCCTCAGGGTTCACCATTTCGATTACTTCAGCAATCTTCTCTGCTTTAATACCGGCATGGTGGTTGAAGACACCAGAACCAAAACTTGCTTGCAATGTTTTACCCGCACAAATATTGGCAGTGATCATTGATTCTTCAACCAGTCGGTTTGCGCTACGACGCATGTCGGCATGGATGGCAATTACGTCGTTGTCTTCGCTTAGTTCAAAGCGATAGTCTGGACGATCAGGGAAGACCACTGCGTTCTTTTCACGCCAGTCAGCGCGAGCCAATGAAAATTCGTAAAGATCGCGAACAATCTCTGCAATCTCGTCGCTCGGTTGCCACACTGGTGACTCACCATTTTCAAGCCAATCCGATACGTGATCGTAAGCCAAACGTGCGTGAGACTTAATGTTAGCCGCGAAGAACTTAATATCATCGCCAATCACGCCATCTTTACTTACCGTCACGGTACAACATAAAGCAGGGCGTACTTCATCTTGCATTAATGAACAAAGTTCATCAGCAAGATCTCGCGGTAGCATTGGAATATTGCGCCCAGGTAAGTAGATAGTAAAGCCACGTTCACGCGCAACTTTGTCCATATCACTGTCTGGCGTGATGTAAGCGGTTGGATCAGCAATAGCAATTGTCAGCGCAAAATCACCATTGTCGAGCTTTTTCGCGAACAGAGCATCATCCATATCTTTGGTTGATTCACCATCGATAGTAACAAACGGTACGTGGGTCATATCGATACGCTCTAGATCTGCGTCATCTTTAATTTCCCAGTTATCAATACCTGCTGGTTCACTGTTAGGCAAATCGTTTTGCGCCAGCGTTACCCACCATGGTGCAATCTTGTCATTTTCGTCAGTGATTTTTTGTGAAATCTCAACAAAGAAACCATTATCACCTTTCAAAGGGTGCTGGATTAGGTGTGCAACGACCCAATCACCTTCGGCAAAGTCATTTGGGTTAAGACCTTTCTTCACTTTTGCTTTAAGTGATTGCTTTTTCAATTGCGGGTGATCAGGAACAACGTTAAGTTTGCCCTTAAACATTTTCACGCGACCAATAAAGCGAGTTAAGTTTTGCTCAATTAGCTCTTCTGGCTCTGCAACTTCACGTTCATTTTCAGTACGAATGATCGCTTTAACTTTATCGCCATGAAGACACTTTTTCATGTACGGAGGCGGAATAAAGAAGCTGGTTTTGCTATCCACTTCTAAGAAGCCAAAGCCTTTTTCAGTGGCTTTGATTGTCCCTTCCTTTTTTGGTAGGTTTTCTTGGATTTGCTGCTTTAACTGAGCCAGTAGCGGGTTGTCTTGGAACATCTTAACTCTAATATCGCTTGTAAAATTGCGCACACTATAACATTCGCAAAACTGCCAATCTATAAAAAGCACAGATTGTTCGTCATTCCTATTTTCGAATTTGAGCAATTTGAAAGCAAATTCTCACTTATGTGACGACAAAAGAGCCAAATTTACCACCTAGAAGAAATTTTTGTGATGAAATTCAATTTTTTCTGGCTTTTTTTGTGCTTTTGGTGAATAATCCGCATCCCTTATGTCCCTAGCGGCTTGATGCGATTTAACACTTATCCGCATCTGAATGGAATCAGCTCAATCTGGATCGGTATTGGAATTGGTAGAGCTCGTGGGACCTTTTGTTTTTTTTTGTTAATGGGATCCCAATGACAGATACTGTAATTCAATTTAGTGATTTAGCACTAAATGACGCAATCCTTTCAGCTCTTGATAGCATGGGTTTTGTTTCTCCAACTCCTATCCAAGCAGCGGCAATTCCGCACCTTCTTGATGGTGCTGATGCTCTAGGTAAAGCGCAAACAGGTACAGGTAAAACAGCGGCTTTCTCTCTTCCGCTATTGAACAAACTAGACCTTTCTCAACGTAAACCTCAAGCGGTTGTACTTGCTCCTACTCGTGAGCTTGCGATCCAGGTTGCGGCAGAAATGAAGAACCTAGGTCAAAACATCTCTGGTCTTAAAGTTCTAGAAATCTACGGTGGTACTTCAATCGTTGATCAAATGCGTGCACTTAAAAACGGTGCTCACGTGATCGTTGGTACTCCTGGTCGTGTTCAAGACCTTATTAACCGTGACCGTCTACACCTTGACGAAGTAAACACCTTCATCCTAGATGAAGCTGATGAAATGCTTAACATGGGCTTCGTTGACGATGTAACTGCAATCATGGAGCACGCTCCTGAGTCTGCACAACGCGTTCTTTTCTCTGCAACTATGCCTCCAATGCTGAAAAACATTGTTGAGCGCTTCCTACGCGAACCAGTAATGGTTGACGTTGCAGGTAAAAACCACACTGTAGACAAAGTAGAGCAACAGTTCTGGGTTGTTAAAGGTGTAGAGAAAGACGAAGCAATGTCTCGTCTACTTGAAACAGAAGAAACTGACGCTTCAATCGTGTTCGTACGTACACGTCAAGATACTGAGCGCCTAGCTGATTGGCTATGTGCACGCGGCTTCAAAGCAGCAGCACTGCACGGTGATATTCCTCAGTCTCTACGTGAGCGTACTGTTGACCACATCAAAAATGGTGTAATCGACATTCTAGTTGCAACTGACGTTGTGGCTCGTGGTCTTGATGTTCCACGTATTACTCACGTATTCAACTACGACATCCCATTCGATGTGGAATCTTACATCCACCGTATCGGTCGTACTGGCCGTGCAGGACGTCAAGGTAAAGCGATCCTTCTAGTTCGCACTAACCAAATTCGTATGCTTCGCACTATCGAGCGCGTAACTAAGTCTTCTATGGAAGAAATCCAACTGCCTCTACGTGACGCAGTAGCAGAAGCACGTCTAGTTAAACTAGGTGCTGAGCTAGAAGCTGAAAAAGAACACAAAGCACTAGACAAGTTTGTTGAGCTAGTTGAGAAACTACAAGAGACTCTAGAGATCGACTCTACAACTCTTGCAGCTATCCTGCTTAAGCGTCAACAAGGCAAGCGTCCTCTATTCTACATTGGCGAAGACCCAATGGTTGAAGCAATTGCACGTGACAAACAACGTCGTCAAGACCGCCGTGAAGGTGGCCGTGATGGTGGTCGTCGCGAAGGTGGTCGTAGCTTCAATACCCAAGATTGGGATACTTACCAACTACAAGTTGGTCGCGAGCAAGGCGTACAAGTTAAAGACATCGTTGGTGCACTAGCAAACGAACTAGGCCTAGTTAAAGGCTCTATCGGTGCTATCAAACTAGACCAAGGTCAAACTTACGTTCAGCTTCCAAAAGCGATGGACTCAGAAACGGCTGGCAAACTAAGCAAACTACGCATCCGTCAAAAAGATGTAGGTGCAGTAGTATGTGACTTTGATGATTTCCGCGAACCTCGTGGTCGTCGTGAAGGCGGTCGTCGCGACGGTGGTCGTCGTGATGGTGGTTTCCGTGGCAATCGTGACGGTAACCGTGAAGGCAACCGTGAAGGCGGCTACCGTGGCAACCGCGATGGTAACCGTGACGGCAACCGTGAAGGTGGCTACCGTGGTAACCGTGATGGCAACCGCGATGGTGGTGGCTACCGTGGTAACCGTGACGGCAACCGTGATGGCGGCTACCGTGGTAACCGCGATGGTAACCGTGAAGGTGGCGAGCGTCGTTTCGACCGTAACCGTGGTGGTGATCACCGTGGTAACCACCGTGGTGAACGTGGTCACGGTCGTCGTAACGAAGACTAAGAAAACTGAAAAACCGGCGCTTGCGCCGGTTTTTTTATGCCTTTAATTTGGCTTAACTCACTACTGCTGAGTGCCGATGGTAAAGCCTTGAGCTATAAACAAAACCCGCCACAAACACCATCACCGCAATCAGTTTGATTATCAAATCAATACCTGGCCAAACTAAGCATACCCCGGTAGCCAGCATTACTACGCGCATTGCCCAATTGAGTGGTCCTTCTAGATAGCCTTCGATAGCCGCGATCAATGCATAGGTACCAATAATCGCCAGTAGACCAACTTGTAATACGTGTCCGATATCCCACGATACCAGTCCTGTATACGCGATAAGCAATGGCACTAAATAAAGCCCCTTCGCAATCTTCCACGCCATTAAACCAGTGCGCATAGGTGGGGTTTTCGCTATCGTCGCGGCAGCAAAAGCTGTGAGACAAACCGGAGGTGTCACGTTACTGTCTTGCGACAACCAAAAGATAATCAAATGCGCGGAGAGCAACGCAAGTGCAACGGTTTCAACGCCTAAAGCTTGCTCAAGTAACATGCTCATAAAGTCCGCTGGCACTAATGCAATAAGCTCGTTCGCGGTCACCTCTAGCATCGGAGCCTCAAGCAAAGCAAGCTTGTCTGGCGCAGCTAACATAAAGATCGCCTTCGCTTGTTCTGGCAATTCACCCGCAACCAGCATCGCCACCAACTGATGCTCTGCTAAAAGCTTATACAAAGCCGGCGCAGAGAGTGTGCCTAATACGATATAAGCAGCCGTTACCGGAAGCCCCATGCCTAGTACGAGAGAAGCCAACGCAATCAAAGCCAACATGATCAGCAAATCACCACCAGCCCAACTATCGATCATCAATGAGAAGGTATTACCGATACCAGTCGTACTGATTACATTGATCACCAAACCAATCCCCACCAGTAGAACAGCCGTGGTCGCCATATTTCGCGCCCCTTGAGCCATAGCCTCAACGATCGCTTTAGGTCCCATTTTATGCTCTTTTGAAAACCAGCTTGCGACCACAACCGAGATGATCGACAAACCCGCCGCATAAGTAGGCGTAAAACCTTGTACTAAGAGGCAAACTAGCACGACCAAAGGGATAAGGTTGTGCCAACCTGAAATCAGCACCTTAGTCAGAGACTGCTCTGATACGGTAATTTTCTGTACGCCACTACGCTTGGCTTCAATACGCACAAAGAAACCAACTGAGAGAAAATAGATCAAAGCAGGCATAAACGACACCGCAATAATATCGACATAAGGAATCTGGGTATAAGACGCCATGATGAACGC
The genomic region above belongs to Vibrio ponticus and contains:
- a CDS encoding DEAD/DEAH box helicase, which encodes MTDTVIQFSDLALNDAILSALDSMGFVSPTPIQAAAIPHLLDGADALGKAQTGTGKTAAFSLPLLNKLDLSQRKPQAVVLAPTRELAIQVAAEMKNLGQNISGLKVLEIYGGTSIVDQMRALKNGAHVIVGTPGRVQDLINRDRLHLDEVNTFILDEADEMLNMGFVDDVTAIMEHAPESAQRVLFSATMPPMLKNIVERFLREPVMVDVAGKNHTVDKVEQQFWVVKGVEKDEAMSRLLETEETDASIVFVRTRQDTERLADWLCARGFKAAALHGDIPQSLRERTVDHIKNGVIDILVATDVVARGLDVPRITHVFNYDIPFDVESYIHRIGRTGRAGRQGKAILLVRTNQIRMLRTIERVTKSSMEEIQLPLRDAVAEARLVKLGAELEAEKEHKALDKFVELVEKLQETLEIDSTTLAAILLKRQQGKRPLFYIGEDPMVEAIARDKQRRQDRREGGRDGGRREGGRSFNTQDWDTYQLQVGREQGVQVKDIVGALANELGLVKGSIGAIKLDQGQTYVQLPKAMDSETAGKLSKLRIRQKDVGAVVCDFDDFREPRGRREGGRRDGGRRDGGFRGNRDGNREGNREGGYRGNRDGNRDGNREGGYRGNRDGNRDGGGYRGNRDGNRDGGYRGNRDGNREGGERRFDRNRGGDHRGNHRGERGHGRRNED
- a CDS encoding dCMP deaminase family protein, producing MISKWAQRFYQMAELVGSWSKDPSTQVGAVITKQNRIVSVGFNGYPHGISDSATTDEREMKYLKTLHAEENAILFAKRDLDGCEIWVTHFPCPNCAAKIIQTGISAVHCPEQTDDFLSRWGDKIKVSQEMFLQAGVKVNWLPLDELGQSAR
- a CDS encoding acyl-CoA thioesterase, giving the protein MSKQQREVTLRFLAEPSDVNFGGKVHGGAAMKWIDLAAYACAAGWSGKYCITAYAGGIRFVSPIHVGNLVEVSAKVIYTGSSSMHIAIDVQASDPKELTNRLTTHCIVIMVAVDEQGKPTQVPEWVPTQPEDIELRESAIRLMNMRKQIGEEMQAHVKYLK
- a CDS encoding glyceraldehyde-3-phosphate dehydrogenase codes for the protein MSPEKHLLDWQTNQTIAETISPLLGQLYRQKGVEVLLFGKTLVNAATIDIIKTHRLSRHYSGTALTPTQTLPLIQALADMPLSPCKIDIGQLADKYWQTHDDTHSLKDFLHSALVSAMNGEGVGTPKDVVLYGFGRIGRLLTRLLVEKSGPGYPLRLRAIVVRGGKNGDLQKRASLLRRDSVHGQFNGSIVIDEERKAIIANGNYIQVIYANQPEDVDYTQYGINDALIVDNTGVWRDTEGLSKHLSSKGSQKVLLTAPGKGDIKNVVFGVNDQVIQPEDKIISAASCTTNAITPVLKALNDRYGIDSGHIETVHSFTNDQNLIDNFHSGERRGRSASLNMVLTSTGAAKAVSKALPELAGKLTGNAIRVPTPNVSMAVANLNLNNTVERDELNTYLREMALNSELAGQIDYTDSTEVVSTDLVGSRFAGVVDGAATIAQDKRCVLYIWYDNEFGYSCQVVHCMEQMMGVRYKTLP
- the rnb gene encoding exoribonuclease II — its product is MFQDNPLLAQLKQQIQENLPKKEGTIKATEKGFGFLEVDSKTSFFIPPPYMKKCLHGDKVKAIIRTENEREVAEPEELIEQNLTRFIGRVKMFKGKLNVVPDHPQLKKQSLKAKVKKGLNPNDFAEGDWVVAHLIQHPLKGDNGFFVEISQKITDENDKIAPWWVTLAQNDLPNSEPAGIDNWEIKDDADLERIDMTHVPFVTIDGESTKDMDDALFAKKLDNGDFALTIAIADPTAYITPDSDMDKVARERGFTIYLPGRNIPMLPRDLADELCSLMQDEVRPALCCTVTVSKDGVIGDDIKFFAANIKSHARLAYDHVSDWLENGESPVWQPSDEIAEIVRDLYEFSLARADWREKNAVVFPDRPDYRFELSEDNDVIAIHADMRRSANRLVEESMITANICAGKTLQASFGSGVFNHHAGIKAEKIAEVIEMVNPEGELPFTAESIATLEGFAALRRWLGAQDSSYFDNRIRKMQTYSEIGNQPLPHFAMGLAIYATWTSPIRKYGDMINHRMLKAHILGKEPVQLADELVGEELALHRKHHNMAERSVSDWLYARTLAEEPAKGTQFNAEIFDINRAGMRVRLLENGAAAFIPSSLIMDNKERIECNADNGTVAIDKQIEFRLGDTLQVTLAEVNQENRSLVAKPTRVFAPLESEAQSEQVTEAPAE
- a CDS encoding cytosine deaminase; its protein translation is MTTMLIKNVTLQGQEGLKQILIEDGQFKRIEDNQLELSFQGDVLDAEGGMAVAPFCEPHIHLDTTQTAGEPSWNISGTLFEGIERWAERKELLSIEDVKSRAKQTLKWQIANGVQHVRTHVDVSDPTLIALKAMVEVREEMKEWVDIQIVAFPQEGILSYPNGKELLEEAVQLGADVIGAIPHFEFTREYGIESLHYVFELAQKYDRLIDVHCDEIDDEQSRFVETLAALAHKYNMGHKVTASHTTAMGSYNGAYASRLFRLLKMSGINFVANPLVNIHLQGRFDDYPKRRGVTRVKEMLNANINVCFGHDDVFDPWYPLGTANMLQVLHMGLHVCQVMGYDQINNSLDLISRNSARTLNIQDKHGIETGKPGSLLILPAENGFDAVRRQVPVRYSVRHGKVIAETQPASTKIHLAESEAVSFKR